GTAGCGGGCGTTGTGCTTGTTCGACGGCAGCTGCAGGTGCACCCGCTCGGTCACCGTCAGGCCGTAGCCCTCGATGCCGACGATCTTGCGCGGGTTGTTCGTGAGGATCCGGATCGAGGTGAGGCCCTGGTCGGCGAGGATCTGGGCGCCGATGCCGTACTCGCGCAGGTCGGGCTTCAGGCCGAGGGCGAGGTTGGCCTGGACCGTGTCGAGGCCCTTGTCCTGGAGCGCGTAGGCCTTGATCTTGTTGATGAGCCCGATGCCGCGGCCCTCCTGGTTGAGGTACACGAGCACCCCCTTCTTCGCGTGCGAGATCTGCTTCAGGGCGGCGTCGAGCTGCAGGCCGCAGTCGCACTTGGCCGAGAACAGGGCGTCGCCGGTCACGCAGGAGGAGTGCACGCGCACGAGCACGTTCCTCGCGCCGCGGACCTCGCCCTTGACCATCGCGAGGTGGACCTTGCCGGTCAGTGCCTCCTCGTAGACGCGGATCACGAAGTCGCCGTATTTGGTGGGCAGCTTCGCGCTGGCGCGGCGCTCGACGAGCCGCTCCTTGCGGCGGCGGTGGTCGATGAGGTCGGCGATCGTGATGATCCTGAGCTTGTGCTTGCGCGCGAACTTCATCAGCTGGGGGGTGCGGGACATGGAGCCGTCGGCGTTGAGGATCTCGCAGATGACGCCCGCGGGCTTCAGGCCGGCGAGGCGGGCGAGGTCGACCGCGGCCTCGGTGTGGCCCGCGCGGACGAGGACGCCCCCCTGCTTGGCCCGAAGCGGGAAGACGTGGCCGGGGCGGCCGAGGTCCTCGGGCTGCGTCTTCGGGTCGATCAGGGCCTTGATGGTGATCGCGCGGTCGCGGGCGGAGATGCCGGTGCTCGTGCCGCGCTTGGCGTCGACCGAGATGGTGAAGGCGGTGTCCTTGCCCGGGACCGAGCTGAGCGAGGCCGAGGGGTCGATCATCGGCTGGAGCTTGAGGGCGTCGAGGCGGGCGGCGGGCAGGGGCACGCAGATCAGGCCGCGGGCGTGCACCGCCATGAAGTTGACGGCGGCGACGCCGCATTTCTCGGCGGCGATGACGATGTCGCCCTCGTTCTCGCGGTTGGGGTCGTCGACGACGACGACCATGCGCCCTTTGCGGATGTCCGCGATCGCGTCCTCGATGCGGTCGAAGCCCTTGGCCGTCCTCATCTCTTGCTCCTCAAAGCGCCTGCGGCCGCCATCGCGTACCGCGCGAGCGGGTCGGCCTCCAGGTTCACCTTCTCGCGCGCCGTCCGGCGGCCGAGGTTCGTGTTCTGGAGGGTGTGCGGCACGAGCATGACCTCGAAAAAGCCGCGCTCGACGGCGGTGACGGTCAGGCTGATCCCGTCGATGGCGATGGAGCCCTTCACGGCCACGAGGCCGCGCAGGACCTTCGGCAGCTCGACGCGCAGGCGCCAGAAGCCCTCGCCCCAGGGCTCGAGCGAAAGGATCTCGCCCGCCGCGTCGACATGGCCCGTCACGAAATGGCCGCCGAGCTCGTCGCCGTGCCGCAGCGCCGGTTCCACGTTGACGGCCTGGCCCGTTCTGAGTGATCCCAGATTCGTTCGTTTCCAGGTGTCCGGTCCGACGTCGAAGCTGTGCTTCCCGTTCCTCGTCTTCACCACGGTCAGGCACACGCCGTTGACCGCGATCGAGGCCCCGAGCTTGGGCTTCGCTATCTTGGCGCTGATCACGAGGCCGTTCGCCGTCCTTTTCTCGATCTTCCCGAGATGGTTGATGATGCCGGTGAACATCAGAGGGTCCCCTCGATGAGCCAGTCGCCGCCGAGCCGGGACACGGCCGGCGTCTTGAGCCGCGGCGCCGTGTTGGGGTCGTCCGACCCTGACAGGAGCTTGGGCGCAAGGAACACGCGCGCCTCGTCCACGAGGCCCGCGCGCAGGAAGGCGGCGTGGACCGTCGGACCGCCCTCGACGAGCAAGGTACCGACGCCGCGGGCGGCCAGGTCGTGGAGCACGAGGCCGAGGTCGACGTGCCCGCTCTTGTCGCGGTAGGTGAAAGTGGGTACGGAGCCGTCGAACACCCGCGAGGCCCGGGAGAGGCGGCGGCGGCCGGCGAGCACGACCCGCAGCGGGTCGGGGCCGGCGCCGTGAGCGGTCAAGGCGGGATCATCGGCGGCCACCGTGCCGGCGCCGACGAGGATCGCGTCGAGCTCGGCGCGCATGCGATGGACGGCCGCGCGGGCCGGCCTGCCGGTCACCCAGCGCGACTCGCCGTTGGCCGCGGCGGCTTTCCCGTCCAGGGACAGCGCCGTCTTCAGGATGACCCACGGGCGGCCGCGGCGCATGCGCGAGTAGAAGCCGCGGTTGAGCGCTTCGGCCTCGTCCTGGAATCCGGGGAGCCGGAGGGCCTTCGCCCCGGCGCGGCGCAGGACGGCGAGGCCCCGGCCGGCGACCTCGGGGTTCGGATCGAGGGACCCGCAGACGACGCGCGCGATCCCGGCGGCGGCCAAGGTCTCGGCGCAGGACGGGGTCTTCTTGCCCGGGAAATGGGCGCAGGGCTCCATCGTGACGTAGGCGGTCGCCCCGGCGGCGCGCTTCCCGGCGCGAGCCAGCGCGTTCGGCTCGGCGTGCGGCTTGCCGAAGCCGAGGTGTGCGCCTTCGGCGACGACGCGGCCGCCCTTGACGAGGACGCAGCCGACGCGCGGGTTCGGGCTCGTCGCCCGGGGGTGGACGCGGCGCGCGAGCGCGAAGGCGCGGGCCAGGAGCTCGCGGTCGAGCGCCGCGCTCAAGCGGTCACCACCGACTTCGGGATGGACTTGTCGGCGTTCGCGGCGAAGAAGTCGGGGATGCCGTCGAGGCGCACGGTCCCGCTGATGATCAGCTCGGTCTTGACCTTGCCCTCGGAGAGCAGCCGGACGGCCTCCTTGAAGTGCTTCGGCGTATGATGGAAGACCCCGTGCAAAGTGATCTGTTTATAGTGCAGGCGGTGCACGTCGAGCGGCACCGTCGCGCCGTGCGCGCAGCCTCCGAACAGGCAGACCTTGCCGCCGTCCCGCACCAAGGCGACGGCCTGGAGGTAGGTGTCGGGCGTGCCGACGGCCTCGAAGACGTGGTCGGGGCCGCGTCCGTCGGCCCAGGCCAGCACCTTGCCCTCGACCGAGCCGTCGAGGACGCTGAACGTCGCGTCGGCGCCGGCGGCGGCCGCGGCGGCCAGCGGCGGCTTCGAGCGGCCGACGACCCCGACGATCGCGCCGCGCGCGCGCAGGGCGTGGACGAGGAACAGGCACATGGGGCCCGCGCCGATCACGAGGGCGGTCTCGCCCTCGCGCACGCCGTGGACCTCCGCGGCGTGGATCGCGCAGGAGAAGGGCTCGGCTAGCGCCCCGATCTCGAAGGCGACCGAGGGCTTGAGCGCGTGGAGGTTCTGGCTGACGATGTGCGCGGGCACGAGGTCGTACTCCGCGTACGCGCCGTTGTGCAGCTTGAGGCTGCGGCAGAGGTGGTTCTGGCCGTTTCGGCACCAGAAGCAGTCGTCCATCGGCGCGGAGTTGGCGACGACGACGCGGTCTCCTTCCTTCGCCGTCTTGACGCCTTTGCCGAGCGCCGCCACCGTTCCGGCCAGCTCGTGGCCGAAGCGGGACGGGTAGTCGCCGAGCAGGACGCGATGGCCCTGGCGGTAGGCCTTGAAGTCGGTGCCGCAGGTGAGCGCCGCGCCGAGCTTGACGACGACTTCTCCAATACCAGGGGCGGGCATGGGGACTTCCTCGAGCCGGATGTCGCGGGGGCCGTGGTAGATGACGGCCTTCATCGAGGCACCAGGATCGATTTGAGGGTCTGCCGGGACTTCACGGCCTTGATCGCGTCGTTGAACGAGGAGAAGGGGAAAGACATGGGCGCCAACAGCAACGGATTGAATTGCTTGGACGCGATGAGATCGAACGACTCTTTCAGATCGGAAAGGGAGGGGGAATACGAAGAGAGAACGGATAATTCACGATGATAGACCTGATTGAGATCCAGTTTCATGAATGGATCGGGATGGAACGACGCGAAGACGTTCAGGATGCCGCCGTCGCGCAGCCAGGCGACGCAGCGCGCGACGAGGGCGGGCGTGCCGGCGGAGAAGATGATGGCGTCGAACCCGCGGCCGTCGCTGAGGTCCTTGCCGAACTGCGCGAACTCGTCCGCGTTCATCGTCGCCTTCCCCCACCGGGAGAACTTCTTCACGCGGTCGGCGTCGAGGTCGAGCCCGACGGCGGTCGCCCCGAAAATTTTCAGCAGCTGACCCGTCATCTGGCCGATGGCGCCTAGGCCGATGATCCCGATGACGTCGCCTTTCCGGGCTCCGATCCTCTTGACGTTCCTCAGCACGCACGCGAGCGGCTCGGTCTGCGACGCCGAGATCGCGCCCAGGCCCTCGGGGACCTTGAACGCCGCGTGCTTGGCGTGGAGGGCCGGGATGCGGACGAACTCGGCGAAGCCGCCCGGGTCGATGTTCGTCGACTTGAACTGGCGGCACATGCTCTCCTGACCCTTGCGGCAGTAATGGCACGTCAGGCAGGGGACGTGGTGGGAGACGACGACGCGCTCGCCGGGGAGGAAGGGGGAGGCGGGGCCCGCCTTTTCGACGAGCCCGCACAGCTCGTGGCCCAGGATCGCGCCCTTGGCCTTCGTGTCGAGCTTCATCACGTCGGTGCCGCACAGGCCGCAGACCTCGACGGCCAGAAGGAATTCTCCGTCCCCGATCGAGGGGACCGGGACTTCGGTCAGTGCGGCGTGGCCGTCGCGGGCCAGGATGGCCTTCATAAAGAGCTGAGCCAATGATAGAATATCCGCCGCCCGTGCGACAATTGCTGATTCTGCTGTTCCTGGCGGCTCCCGCCGCCGCGCGCAAGACCTCGGTCACCCCGGAGATGGACAAGCTTCTGATGGCCGGCGTGGACGACATCTACATGATGCGCTTCGCCCAGGCCGAGGCGGACATGGCCCAGGCGATCGCCCTCGACCCGGCTTACCCGCACGCCTATTTCGGCCGCGCGGCGATCGACCTCATCACCTTCATCTACGGCGAGAAACAGGGGGACCCGGCCCTGCTGAAGTCCTTCGAGGCCAAGGCCCTCGACAGCATCAGGAAGGCGGAAGCCTATTTGAAGGCGCATCCGAACGATCCCGACGCGCTGTTCATCCTCGGCGCGTCCCACGGGATGTTCGGCCGCCTGGCCATCGTGCAGCGCCGCTGGCTGCAGGCCTTCGGCCACGGCCGCGCGTCGATGAAGTTCGTGCGCCGCGCCGTCAAGCTCGAGCCCGAGCTCTACGACGCGATCCTCGGCCTGGGCATGTTCGACTACTACGTCGCGACGATCCCCAAGTTCGCGGGCTGGCTCGCGAAGATCGTCCTCGGCGGCGACCGCGAGCGGGGCCTCAAGCAGATCCGGCTCGCGGCCGAGAAGGGCCGCTACGCGAAGGTCACCGCGCAGATGATCCTCGTCGAGATCTACCTCGAGGACCCGTTCGGCGCGTACGATCCAAAGGAGGGCCTGCGCCTCATGCGCGAGGTCCATGCCCAGTATCCCGGCAGCGCGATGCTCGACACCGCCTATATCTCGGCGCTGTACGAATGCAAGGAGCTGCCCGAGGCCGTCCGCGAGGCGCGCGAGTACCAGGCGCGCGTGAAGTCGGGCCGGTACCCCGTCATGAACCTGGCCGGGAGCCACGCGCTGCTCGGCACCTTGCTGTGGGCCTCGGGCGAGAAGGACGCGGCGCTCGCCGAGTTCGTCGCCGGCGCCGAGGCGCGCGCCGTGCGCACGAAGTGGATGGTGTGGAGCCGCGTGCGCGCGGGCCAGCTGCTCGACGCGCTCGGCCGCCGCACCGAGGCGCTCGCGGCTTACCAGTCCGCATACAAGGAAAAGGACGAGTGGGGCTACCGCGCCCTGATCAAGCCCTGCCTCAAGGCGCCCTGCGTCGGGGAGAAATACCCCGGCCACTTCTCCCCTTACTAGGGTGGTGTCAGGCATTCCGGTATTTTCACTTTCCTCCATCAGATCCCATGAAAAGTGAAAATACCGGAATGCCTGACACCAAGCTCAACGCCGTATTGATATAATCTGACGATGCCCCCGCCGAAGACCTGGACGATCGACGCCGCCGAATCGCTGTACAACCTCGAAGGTTGGGGCCTCAACTATTTCGGCATCAACGCCAAGGGCAACGTCACGCTCCAGCCCAAGAAGGAGCCCGAGGGGGCGATCGACATCCTCGACGTCGTCAACGACGTCGCCTCGCGCAATATCAAGATGCCCGTCCTGATCCGGTTCCAGGACATCCTCCGCCGCCGCGTCGCCGTCATCAACGAGGCGTTCGCCGACGCGATCAAGGAGCACGGCTACGGCGGCCGCTTCTTCGGCGTGTACCCGATCAAGGTCAACCAGTTCCGCGAGGTCGTCGAGGAGATCAGCGACGCGGGCCGCTCCTGGCAGTACGGCCTCGAGGCGGGCTCGAAGGGCGAGCTGCTGGCGGTCCTCGCCATGAACTCCGGCGACTCC
The Elusimicrobiota bacterium DNA segment above includes these coding regions:
- a CDS encoding alcohol dehydrogenase catalytic domain-containing protein, which produces MKAVIYHGPRDIRLEEVPMPAPGIGEVVVKLGAALTCGTDFKAYRQGHRVLLGDYPSRFGHELAGTVAALGKGVKTAKEGDRVVVANSAPMDDCFWCRNGQNHLCRSLKLHNGAYAEYDLVPAHIVSQNLHALKPSVAFEIGALAEPFSCAIHAAEVHGVREGETALVIGAGPMCLFLVHALRARGAIVGVVGRSKPPLAAAAAAGADATFSVLDGSVEGKVLAWADGRGPDHVFEAVGTPDTYLQAVALVRDGGKVCLFGGCAHGATVPLDVHRLHYKQITLHGVFHHTPKHFKEAVRLLSEGKVKTELIISGTVRLDGIPDFFAANADKSIPKSVVTA
- a CDS encoding alcohol dehydrogenase catalytic domain-containing protein, producing MKAILARDGHAALTEVPVPSIGDGEFLLAVEVCGLCGTDVMKLDTKAKGAILGHELCGLVEKAGPASPFLPGERVVVSHHVPCLTCHYCRKGQESMCRQFKSTNIDPGGFAEFVRIPALHAKHAAFKVPEGLGAISASQTEPLACVLRNVKRIGARKGDVIGIIGLGAIGQMTGQLLKIFGATAVGLDLDADRVKKFSRWGKATMNADEFAQFGKDLSDGRGFDAIIFSAGTPALVARCVAWLRDGGILNVFASFHPDPFMKLDLNQVYHRELSVLSSYSPSLSDLKESFDLIASKQFNPLLLAPMSFPFSSFNDAIKAVKSRQTLKSILVPR
- a CDS encoding riboflavin synthase, producing the protein MFTGIINHLGKIEKRTANGLVISAKIAKPKLGASIAVNGVCLTVVKTRNGKHSFDVGPDTWKRTNLGSLRTGQAVNVEPALRHGDELGGHFVTGHVDAAGEILSLEPWGEGFWRLRVELPKVLRGLVAVKGSIAIDGISLTVTAVERGFFEVMLVPHTLQNTNLGRRTAREKVNLEADPLARYAMAAAGALRSKR
- the ribD gene encoding bifunctional diaminohydroxyphosphoribosylaminopyrimidine deaminase/5-amino-6-(5-phosphoribosylamino)uracil reductase RibD, whose protein sequence is MSAALDRELLARAFALARRVHPRATSPNPRVGCVLVKGGRVVAEGAHLGFGKPHAEPNALARAGKRAAGATAYVTMEPCAHFPGKKTPSCAETLAAAGIARVVCGSLDPNPEVAGRGLAVLRRAGAKALRLPGFQDEAEALNRGFYSRMRRGRPWVILKTALSLDGKAAAANGESRWVTGRPARAAVHRMRAELDAILVGAGTVAADDPALTAHGAGPDPLRVVLAGRRRLSRASRVFDGSVPTFTYRDKSGHVDLGLVLHDLAARGVGTLLVEGGPTVHAAFLRAGLVDEARVFLAPKLLSGSDDPNTAPRLKTPAVSRLGGDWLIEGTL
- a CDS encoding bifunctional 3,4-dihydroxy-2-butanone-4-phosphate synthase/GTP cyclohydrolase II; this encodes MRTAKGFDRIEDAIADIRKGRMVVVVDDPNRENEGDIVIAAEKCGVAAVNFMAVHARGLICVPLPAARLDALKLQPMIDPSASLSSVPGKDTAFTISVDAKRGTSTGISARDRAITIKALIDPKTQPEDLGRPGHVFPLRAKQGGVLVRAGHTEAAVDLARLAGLKPAGVICEILNADGSMSRTPQLMKFARKHKLRIITIADLIDHRRRKERLVERRASAKLPTKYGDFVIRVYEEALTGKVHLAMVKGEVRGARNVLVRVHSSCVTGDALFSAKCDCGLQLDAALKQISHAKKGVLVYLNQEGRGIGLINKIKAYALQDKGLDTVQANLALGLKPDLREYGIGAQILADQGLTSIRILTNNPRKIVGIEGYGLTVTERVHLQLPSNKHNARYLRTKREKMGHLLTVPEEVR